In a genomic window of Deltaproteobacteria bacterium:
- a CDS encoding VOC family protein, translated as MSPVKPVPDGYQTLTPALNLKGADQAIEFYKKAFGAEERFRMPGPGGVVMHAELQIGSSVVMLSEAMQDPPTVGSIFMYVPDADAAFDRAVKAGAKVKMPMQDMFWGDRFGKVTDPNGIGWGIATHKEDLSPAEMDQRMKAAMAAMAAQGGPK; from the coding sequence ATGTCCCCGGTGAAGCCCGTTCCAGATGGGTACCAAACGCTCACGCCCGCGCTGAACCTGAAGGGCGCGGACCAGGCGATCGAGTTCTACAAGAAGGCCTTCGGGGCGGAGGAGCGCTTCCGCATGCCGGGCCCCGGCGGGGTCGTGATGCACGCCGAGCTCCAGATCGGCAGCTCGGTGGTCATGCTGTCGGAGGCGATGCAGGATCCGCCGACGGTAGGCAGCATCTTCATGTACGTGCCCGACGCGGACGCTGCCTTCGACCGGGCGGTGAAGGCGGGCGCCAAGGTCAAGATGCCGATGCAGGACATGTTCTGGGGCGACCGCTTCGGCAAGGTGACGGACCCGAACGGAATTGGCTGGGGCATCGCCACGCACAAGGAAGACCTCTCGCCGGCCGAGATGGATCAGCGCATGAAGGCCGCCATGGCGGCGATGGCGGCGCAGGGCGGCCCAAAGTAG
- the rmuC gene encoding DNA recombination protein RmuC — MTNLLLVVALALLAVVALLQLLLLRRKVGVDLSPLQNALQAVERSHERMERGVREEVAKNREEATTAARQAREELTGSLKSVGDTLYQQVSTLTQTNDQKLDRMREAVTARLEASSAQLGKLTETNQQRLEALKTAVEEKLKALQEDNAGQLEKMRATVDEKLQGTLEKRLGESFKLVGERLEQVYKGLGEMQSLATGVGDLKKVLSNVKTRGTWGEVQLGAMLEQVLSPEQYAANVAPKDGGERVEFAVKLPGRGEDRDEVVWLPIDAKFPVEDYQRLVEAQERADAVAAEEAGGQLEARIKQCAKEISDKYLNPPRTTDFAVLFLPTEGLFAEVIRRPGLPERVQRDFRVVIAGPTTLWSILSSLQMGFRTLAIQQRSSEVWKLLAAVKTEWSKYGEVLDRVQKKLQEASNKVEEAARSARSVGKRLREVQELPAAEAEGVLRLEVTPSSEGE; from the coding sequence TTGACCAACCTTCTGCTCGTCGTCGCGCTCGCGCTGCTGGCCGTGGTCGCGCTGCTGCAGCTCCTCCTTCTCCGCCGCAAGGTGGGGGTGGACCTCTCGCCGCTCCAGAACGCCCTGCAGGCGGTCGAGAGGTCGCATGAGCGGATGGAGCGGGGGGTGCGGGAGGAGGTCGCGAAGAACCGCGAGGAGGCGACGACCGCGGCGCGTCAGGCCCGCGAGGAGCTGACCGGCAGCCTCAAGAGCGTGGGGGACACGCTCTACCAGCAGGTCTCCACGCTGACGCAGACGAACGATCAGAAGCTGGACCGGATGCGGGAGGCGGTGACCGCGCGGCTCGAGGCTTCCTCGGCGCAGCTCGGCAAGCTCACCGAGACGAACCAGCAGAGGCTCGAGGCGCTCAAGACGGCCGTCGAGGAGAAGCTGAAGGCCCTGCAAGAGGACAACGCGGGCCAGCTCGAGAAGATGCGGGCCACCGTCGACGAGAAGCTGCAAGGCACGCTGGAGAAACGCCTCGGCGAGTCCTTCAAGCTGGTGGGCGAGCGGCTCGAGCAGGTCTACAAGGGGCTCGGGGAAATGCAGAGTCTCGCCACCGGCGTCGGGGATCTGAAGAAGGTCCTCTCCAACGTGAAGACGCGCGGGACCTGGGGCGAGGTGCAGCTCGGGGCGATGCTCGAGCAGGTGCTGAGCCCGGAGCAGTACGCGGCCAACGTGGCCCCGAAGGACGGGGGGGAGCGGGTCGAGTTCGCGGTCAAGTTACCGGGTCGCGGAGAGGACCGGGACGAGGTGGTCTGGCTCCCCATCGACGCCAAGTTCCCCGTCGAGGACTACCAGCGGCTCGTCGAGGCGCAGGAACGCGCCGACGCGGTGGCGGCCGAGGAGGCGGGCGGTCAGCTCGAGGCGCGGATAAAGCAGTGCGCGAAGGAGATCAGCGACAAGTACCTGAACCCGCCGCGCACGACGGACTTCGCCGTGCTCTTTCTGCCGACGGAAGGGCTCTTCGCCGAGGTGATCCGTCGCCCGGGCCTTCCCGAGCGGGTGCAGCGCGACTTCCGCGTGGTGATTGCCGGCCCCACCACGCTCTGGTCGATCCTCTCCAGCCTGCAGATGGGCTTTCGCACTCTGGCCATTCAGCAGCGCTCGAGCGAGGTCTGGAAGCTCCTCGCCGCGGTGAAGACCGAGTGGAGCAAGTACGGCGAGGTCCTCGACCGCGTGCAGAAGAAGCTCCAGGAGGCCTCGAACAAGGTCGAGGAGGCGGCGCGGAGCGCGCGTTCCGTCGGGAAGCGGCTCCGCGAGGTGCAGGAGCTCCCGGCGGCGGAGGCCGAGGGGGTGCTGCGCCTCGAGGTGACGCCGAGCTCGGAGGGGGAGTAG